One genomic segment of Esox lucius isolate fEsoLuc1 chromosome 15, fEsoLuc1.pri, whole genome shotgun sequence includes these proteins:
- the myct1b gene encoding myc target protein 1 homolog: protein MAFNETNPFLEILKSFGIANLALAFCLSMLVGLIIGALIYILFTWLSRRKASARITRRPKKQLRSATSKSSHNPMANRLGLYRSTMFDRRSDNSLEGGILSLYRQPSVEPVGPLGKKPISGASTFRPVPKSSRMDPSEGGTNNQDILSLHDNTATSSSASDTASLMQPQRNSFWLGNSSLKGFLPTQTPPPTYDSVIHAFQETRT from the exons ATGGCATTCAATGAGACAAATCCATTTCTGGAAATATTAAAATCATTTGGCATTG CCAACTTAGCCCTAGCCTTCTGTCTGTCAATGTTGGTGGGCCTAATTATTGGAGCTCTGATCTACATCCTCTTTACATGGCTGTCAAGACGCAAGGCCTCTGCCCGGATTACCAGACGCCCTAAAAAACAACTCCGCTCAGCCACCTCCAAGAGCTCACACAATCCCATGGCCAACCGCCTTGGCCTCTACCGGAGCACCATGTTCGACCGGCGGAGCGACAACAGCCTCGAAGGAGGAATTCTAAGCCTCTATAGACAGCCATCGGTGGAGCCGGTTGGACCATTGGGGAAGAAGCCTATCTCAGGAGCATCCACCTTCCGACCAGTACCCAAGAGCAGCCGAATGGATCCGAGTGAGGGAGGCACGAACAACCAAGATATCTTGTCCCTTCATGACAATACTGCCACCAGTTCTTCAGCATCAGATACCGCCTCCCTCATGCAACCTCAACGGAACTCCTTCTGGTTGGGCAATAGCAGTCTTAAGGGCTTTCTGCCCACACAGACTCCACCGCCCACATACGACAGTGTCATACATGCTTTTCAAGAAACACGCACCTGA